From Streptomyces sp. CMB-StM0423, a single genomic window includes:
- a CDS encoding FAD-binding oxidoreductase, with translation MSASTRRGLLRAGAAAAVAAPAAYAAPQAHAAPQPAAAETGAGTAFGPVTVRPDDPRYASLRLRGYNHRHASHPSRIRLVGTTADVVRAVADALRTGGRVAVRSGGHCFEDFVDRPDTDVIIDMSGMRDVGYDPGRRAFAVEAGATLAEAYRRLFLGWGVTVPGGTCTGVGAGGHVAGGGYGALCRLYGLTVDHLYAVEVVVADRSGRARSVVATREPSDPHRDLWWAHTGGGGGSFGVVTRYWFRSPGAPRNAEPGDLLPRPPATVLTYSLTWRWADLDEDSFGTLMRNYARWGERNSAPGSPAAALYGEFAMTTSPGGTLGIAGQVAAGDTAARRLLDDLQGALTGSRGVPRPEREAATLPWLSATLAHSGADAVPFASRMKIKSGYRRRGFSAAQLTTLYRGLTDPAYDNPFGSVFINTYGGQVNAVSPGATAMPHRDSVFLAGFLTGWTGEGEDERQLRWLRKLYGRLYAQSGGVPAGRDDSGTFINYPDNDLADPAHNTSGTPWHTLYFGKDGYARLQRAKERWDPRNVFHHGLSVRPLT, from the coding sequence ATGTCCGCATCCACCCGCCGCGGCCTGCTGCGCGCAGGCGCCGCCGCCGCCGTGGCCGCACCGGCCGCGTACGCCGCACCGCAGGCGCACGCCGCGCCGCAACCCGCCGCCGCCGAGACAGGAGCCGGAACCGCTTTCGGCCCCGTGACCGTACGCCCCGACGACCCCCGCTACGCCTCCCTCCGGCTCCGCGGATACAACCACCGCCACGCCTCCCACCCCTCCCGGATCCGCCTCGTCGGCACCACCGCCGACGTCGTCCGCGCCGTGGCCGACGCCTTACGGACCGGGGGCCGCGTCGCCGTGCGCAGCGGGGGGCACTGCTTCGAGGACTTCGTCGACCGCCCAGACACCGACGTGATCATCGACATGAGCGGCATGCGCGACGTCGGCTACGACCCCGGGCGCCGCGCCTTCGCCGTCGAGGCCGGCGCCACCCTCGCCGAGGCGTACCGGCGGCTCTTCCTCGGCTGGGGCGTCACCGTGCCCGGCGGTACCTGCACCGGCGTGGGCGCCGGGGGGCACGTCGCGGGCGGCGGGTACGGCGCGCTGTGCCGGCTGTACGGACTGACGGTGGACCACCTGTACGCCGTCGAGGTCGTCGTCGCCGACCGGTCGGGCCGGGCGCGCAGCGTCGTCGCCACCCGGGAGCCGTCGGACCCGCACCGCGACCTGTGGTGGGCGCACACCGGCGGCGGGGGCGGCAGCTTCGGCGTCGTCACCCGCTACTGGTTCCGCTCCCCGGGCGCCCCCCGGAACGCCGAGCCCGGGGACCTGCTGCCGCGCCCGCCCGCCACCGTCCTCACGTACTCCCTCACCTGGCGCTGGGCCGACCTGGACGAGGACTCCTTCGGCACCCTCATGCGCAACTACGCCCGCTGGGGCGAGCGCAACTCCGCCCCCGGCTCCCCCGCCGCCGCGCTCTACGGCGAGTTCGCCATGACCACCTCGCCGGGCGGGACCCTCGGCATCGCCGGCCAGGTCGCCGCGGGCGACACCGCCGCGCGCCGGCTGCTGGACGACCTCCAGGGCGCGCTGACCGGCAGCCGGGGCGTACCGCGGCCCGAGCGGGAGGCCGCGACGCTGCCGTGGCTCTCCGCGACGCTGGCGCACAGCGGCGCCGACGCCGTCCCCTTCGCCAGCCGCATGAAGATCAAGTCGGGCTACCGCCGCCGCGGTTTCTCCGCCGCCCAGCTCACCACCCTCTACCGCGGCCTCACCGACCCCGCGTACGACAACCCCTTCGGCAGCGTCTTCATCAACACCTACGGCGGCCAGGTCAACGCCGTCTCCCCCGGCGCGACCGCGATGCCGCACCGCGACTCCGTCTTCCTCGCCGGCTTCCTCACCGGCTGGACGGGCGAGGGCGAGGACGAGCGGCAACTGAGGTGGCTGCGCAAGCTGTACGGCAGGCTGTACGCGCAGTCGGGCGGCGTACCGGCGGGCCGGGACGACAGCGGGACGTTCATCAACTACCCGGACAACGACCTGGCGGACCCGGCCCACAACACCTCCGGCACACCCTGGCACACGCTGTACTTCGGCAAGGACGGCTACGCACGGCTGCAGCGCGCCAAGGAGCGCTGGGACCCGCGCAACGTCTTCCACCACGGGCTGTCCGTACGGCCACTGACATGA
- a CDS encoding short chain dehydrogenase yields MKVLVIGATGTVGSAVVSVLGEASHDVVKASRSGPVRVDLEDPATLDGLFDAVPDLDALVCCAASGPLVDLGSVTDDEFAAGVRGKLLGQVALARRAMHRLPDGGSVTLTGGTFAAPLAGGSLGALVNAGLEGFVRNAAAELPRNLRINLISPGWITETLESLGMDPAGGTPAAEVARAYAEAVTGTAQGLTIRP; encoded by the coding sequence ATGAAGGTACTCGTGATCGGTGCGACCGGAACGGTCGGCAGTGCTGTCGTCAGCGTGCTGGGGGAGGCTTCCCACGACGTCGTGAAGGCGTCGCGCAGCGGTCCCGTGCGGGTGGACCTGGAGGATCCCGCCACGCTCGACGGGCTCTTCGACGCCGTGCCGGACCTCGACGCGCTGGTGTGCTGTGCGGCCAGTGGCCCGCTGGTGGACCTGGGTTCCGTGACCGACGACGAGTTCGCCGCGGGGGTACGGGGCAAGCTCCTCGGCCAGGTCGCCCTCGCCCGGCGGGCGATGCACCGGCTCCCGGACGGCGGCTCCGTCACGCTGACCGGCGGCACGTTCGCCGCGCCGCTGGCCGGCGGGTCGCTGGGGGCCCTGGTCAACGCCGGTCTGGAGGGCTTCGTACGCAACGCGGCCGCCGAGCTGCCGCGGAACCTGCGGATCAACCTCATCAGCCCGGGGTGGATCACGGAGACGCTGGAGAGCCTGGGCATGGACCCGGCGGGCGGCACGCCCGCCGCGGAGGTGGCGCGGGCGTACGCGGAGGCGGTGACGGGCACCGCGCAGGGGCTGACCATCCGGCCGTGA
- a CDS encoding phosphotransferase family protein, which yields MLTPPTSVTDQDILQAVAGHWLPEADEVAHLPWGFGAYHWRVAGGGTVLFATLDALAPRHSAASLEAAYAGAAALAAGGLESVCAPLRAKSGTVAGAFTVPYGDGALSVTPWVEGRTPTEAEAAEPAHAAEVVRALRTLHATAVLPPALPVWAPRVGPGFAAGLRARTAEPWTSGPLAEEARAALAAHGDAIARWTDRYLHLAGAARAGRAPWVPTHGEPHHANQLLTPAGLRFVDWESLALAPRERDYADVPPALRDALDPDPAMLELFALDWRLSELDEYVRWFTAPHTGTADDRTALADLYQELAG from the coding sequence ATGCTGACGCCGCCGACTTCCGTGACCGACCAGGATATTCTGCAGGCGGTGGCCGGGCACTGGCTGCCGGAGGCGGACGAAGTGGCGCACCTGCCGTGGGGCTTCGGGGCGTACCACTGGCGGGTGGCCGGCGGCGGGACGGTGCTCTTCGCGACGCTGGACGCGCTCGCGCCGCGGCACTCGGCGGCGTCGCTGGAGGCGGCGTACGCGGGGGCGGCGGCGCTGGCGGCGGGCGGGCTGGAGTCGGTGTGCGCACCGCTGCGGGCGAAGTCCGGGACGGTAGCCGGGGCGTTCACGGTGCCGTACGGGGACGGGGCGTTGAGCGTCACGCCGTGGGTCGAGGGCCGTACGCCGACGGAGGCGGAGGCGGCAGAACCGGCGCACGCGGCGGAGGTCGTACGCGCCCTGCGTACCCTGCACGCCACCGCCGTCCTGCCGCCGGCGCTGCCCGTCTGGGCGCCGCGGGTCGGCCCCGGGTTCGCGGCCGGCCTCCGGGCCCGTACCGCGGAGCCCTGGACGTCGGGACCGCTCGCCGAGGAGGCCCGCGCAGCCCTCGCCGCCCACGGCGACGCCATCGCCCGCTGGACGGACCGCTATCTGCACCTCGCCGGGGCCGCCCGCGCCGGCCGCGCCCCGTGGGTCCCCACCCACGGCGAGCCGCACCACGCCAACCAGCTCCTCACCCCCGCGGGCCTGCGCTTCGTCGACTGGGAGTCGCTGGCCCTGGCCCCGCGCGAGCGCGACTACGCCGACGTACCGCCCGCCCTGCGGGACGCACTCGACCCGGACCCGGCGATGCTGGAGCTGTTCGCGCTGGACTGGCGGCTGTCCGAACTCGACGAGTACGTCCGCTGGTTCACCGCGCCGCACACGGGCACGGCGGACGACCGCACGGCGCTGGCCGATCTGTACCAGGAACTTGCGGGATGA
- a CDS encoding glycoside hydrolase family 19 protein, with protein sequence MHVHLHRRLGRRIRGLVAAFAAVAFIAVLVPLATATTASAAACAAGWNSGSVYTQGNVVSHNGHNWQAKWWTQGETPGTTGQWGVWADQGTCGGSDPGPGPGGFVTEAQFNQMFPNRNPFYTYAGLTTAMRSYPAFANTGDNTTKAREAAAFLANVSHETGGLVHIVEQNQANYPHYCDATQPYGCPAGQAAYYGRGPIQLSWNFNYKAAGDALGLDLLTNPWRVEREPAVAWQTGLWYWMTQSGPGTMSGHTAMTTGAGFGESIRSINGALECNGGNPAQVQSRINNYQRFTQILGVTPGDRLSC encoded by the coding sequence GTGCACGTACACCTGCACCGCAGACTCGGCAGACGGATCAGGGGCCTCGTCGCCGCCTTCGCCGCGGTGGCCTTCATCGCCGTGCTCGTCCCCCTCGCCACCGCCACCACCGCCAGCGCCGCCGCCTGCGCGGCCGGGTGGAACAGCGGCTCCGTCTACACCCAGGGCAACGTCGTCTCCCACAACGGCCACAACTGGCAGGCCAAGTGGTGGACCCAGGGCGAGACCCCCGGCACCACCGGGCAGTGGGGCGTCTGGGCCGACCAGGGCACCTGCGGCGGCAGCGACCCCGGGCCCGGCCCCGGGGGCTTCGTGACCGAAGCCCAGTTCAACCAGATGTTCCCGAACCGGAACCCCTTCTACACGTACGCCGGCCTCACCACCGCCATGCGGTCCTACCCCGCCTTCGCCAACACCGGCGACAACACCACCAAGGCCCGCGAAGCCGCCGCCTTCCTCGCCAACGTCAGCCACGAGACCGGCGGCCTCGTCCACATCGTCGAGCAGAACCAGGCCAACTACCCGCACTACTGCGACGCGACGCAGCCCTACGGCTGTCCCGCGGGCCAGGCCGCGTACTACGGCCGCGGGCCCATCCAGCTCAGTTGGAACTTCAACTACAAGGCCGCCGGGGACGCGCTCGGCCTCGACCTGCTCACCAACCCCTGGCGGGTGGAGCGGGAACCGGCCGTGGCCTGGCAGACCGGCCTCTGGTACTGGATGACGCAGAGCGGTCCTGGCACCATGTCCGGGCACACGGCGATGACCACCGGCGCCGGCTTCGGTGAGTCCATCCGCTCGATCAACGGGGCCCTGGAGTGCAACGGGGGCAACCCCGCGCAGGTCCAGAGCCGTATCAACAACTACCAGCGCTTCACCCAGATCCTCGGCGTCACCCCGGGCGACCGCCTGAGCTGCTGA
- a CDS encoding SGNH/GDSL hydrolase family protein → MPQEATPPPDHGHGAARGPSRRSLGRAAVAVAATPVLAGTWQALTASAAAAADGAGADGAEGRAWTGTWACAETTVPAADGTAFADQTLRQVVHTSAGGRALRIRLTNRYGTEPLVVGEVRVGHSVPGNGTAVVPGTDRAVRFGGRTSVTLAPGTRRWSDPVSLDVPTAADLAVSVYLPRPTPADTVHRSAFQRNYVAAGNVAAKPAVDAQRTVTSWYFLAGIAVTGAAPGTDAGTGSRQAIVAFGDSITDGSATTVGANRRWPDVLARRLRDEAGRTGTGVLNAGIGGNRLLRDPNPPPGSNAQNYAPYFGEAGIRRFATDVLDQPAARHVVVLLGINDLGHPGRDAPRDEEVTAADLINGHRSLIRQAHARGLHIHGATVLPVEGDDLGFYTPEREAVRQTVNDWIRTAGEYDGTVDFDAATRDPAQPRRLLAAYDSGDGLHPNDAGMAAMAAAVPLDLFT, encoded by the coding sequence GTGCCCCAAGAAGCCACCCCGCCACCGGATCACGGCCACGGCGCCGCCCGGGGCCCCAGCAGACGCAGCCTCGGCCGCGCCGCCGTGGCCGTCGCCGCCACCCCCGTCCTCGCCGGTACGTGGCAGGCGCTCACCGCCTCCGCCGCCGCGGCGGCCGACGGCGCCGGAGCCGACGGCGCGGAGGGCCGGGCCTGGACCGGCACCTGGGCCTGCGCCGAGACGACGGTGCCCGCGGCCGACGGCACCGCCTTCGCCGACCAGACCCTGCGCCAGGTCGTCCACACCAGCGCCGGCGGGCGCGCACTCCGTATCCGCCTCACCAACCGCTACGGCACCGAGCCGCTGGTCGTCGGCGAGGTCCGGGTCGGGCACTCGGTCCCCGGCAACGGCACCGCCGTCGTCCCCGGCACCGACCGCGCGGTGCGCTTCGGCGGCCGTACGTCGGTGACGCTCGCGCCCGGCACCCGGCGGTGGAGCGACCCGGTGTCGCTGGACGTACCGACCGCCGCGGACCTCGCCGTCAGCGTCTACCTGCCGCGGCCGACGCCGGCCGACACGGTGCACAGGTCGGCGTTCCAGCGGAACTACGTCGCCGCGGGGAACGTCGCCGCCAAGCCGGCCGTCGACGCCCAGCGCACCGTCACGAGCTGGTACTTCCTCGCCGGCATCGCCGTCACCGGCGCCGCCCCCGGCACGGACGCCGGCACCGGCTCCCGCCAGGCGATCGTCGCCTTCGGCGACTCCATCACCGACGGCTCCGCCACCACCGTCGGCGCCAACCGCCGCTGGCCCGACGTCCTCGCCCGCCGCCTCCGCGACGAGGCCGGCCGCACCGGGACCGGCGTCCTCAACGCCGGCATCGGCGGCAACCGCCTCCTCCGCGACCCCAACCCGCCGCCGGGCTCCAACGCCCAGAACTACGCCCCGTACTTCGGCGAGGCCGGCATCCGCCGCTTCGCCACCGACGTACTGGACCAGCCGGCCGCCCGGCACGTCGTGGTACTCCTCGGCATCAACGACCTCGGCCACCCGGGCCGCGACGCCCCCCGCGACGAGGAGGTCACCGCCGCCGACCTCATCAACGGCCACCGCAGCCTCATCCGCCAGGCCCACGCCCGCGGGCTGCACATCCACGGCGCGACGGTGCTGCCGGTGGAGGGCGACGACCTCGGCTTCTACACCCCGGAGCGCGAAGCGGTCCGGCAGACGGTGAACGACTGGATCCGCACCGCGGGCGAGTACGACGGCACCGTCGACTTCGACGCGGCCACCCGCGACCCGGCGCAGCCGCGCCGGCTGCTCGCGGCGTACGACAGCGGCGACGGGCTGCACCCGAACGACGCGGGGATGGCGGCGATGGCGGCGGCGGTCCCGCTGGACCTGTTCACCTGA
- a CDS encoding D-alanyl-D-alanine carboxypeptidase family protein — protein sequence MAAPASAAEAAAAPTVSAKGAFLMDGSTGAKVFGKGSDTKRQIASTTKIMTARVVLSQPNLNLDKKVTIKQAYRDYVVNRGASTADLKTGDKVSVGTLLYAMMLPSGCDAAYALADTYGSGSTTSARVKSFIKKMNSKADFLGMTNTHFDSFDGVSSTGDNYSTPRDMAKLAKSAYGYSGKFREIISKTKAVRYATASNGNRRTYTWYNTNQLLGSYSGANGMKTGTTTPAGPCLVFTAKRDGKTYIGVVLNASDRYKDAAKLLDYGFGTRTASTMQLRQLPENAQRD from the coding sequence ATGGCGGCCCCGGCGAGCGCCGCCGAGGCCGCCGCCGCGCCCACGGTCTCCGCCAAGGGCGCGTTCCTGATGGACGGGTCGACGGGCGCGAAGGTCTTCGGCAAGGGGTCCGACACCAAGCGGCAGATCGCCAGCACCACGAAGATCATGACCGCGCGCGTGGTGCTCAGCCAGCCGAACCTGAACCTCGACAAAAAGGTCACCATCAAGCAGGCGTACCGCGACTACGTCGTCAACAGGGGCGCCAGCACCGCCGATCTGAAGACCGGCGACAAGGTCTCCGTCGGCACCCTGCTGTACGCCATGATGCTCCCGTCCGGCTGCGACGCCGCGTACGCGCTGGCCGACACGTACGGCTCGGGCAGCACGACCTCGGCGCGGGTGAAGTCGTTCATCAAGAAGATGAACAGCAAGGCCGACTTCCTCGGGATGACGAACACCCACTTCGACTCGTTCGACGGCGTCTCGTCCACCGGGGACAACTACTCGACGCCGCGCGACATGGCGAAGCTGGCGAAGAGCGCGTACGGCTACTCCGGCAAGTTCCGCGAGATCATCTCCAAGACGAAGGCCGTGCGCTACGCCACCGCGAGCAACGGCAACCGCCGCACCTACACCTGGTACAACACCAACCAGCTCCTCGGCTCGTACAGCGGCGCCAACGGCATGAAGACCGGCACCACCACGCCGGCGGGCCCGTGCCTGGTCTTCACCGCCAAGCGCGACGGCAAGACGTACATCGGCGTGGTCCTCAACGCCAGCGACCGCTACAAGGACGCGGCCAAGCTCCTGGACTACGGCTTCGGCACGCGCACCGCGAGCACGATGCAGCTCCGCCAGCTCCCGGAGAACGCCCAGCGGGACTGA
- a CDS encoding lipase family protein, whose product MHSRTLRRAFGTLAGTTAAAVAATVALPLTTASAAERPPFYEPPATLPAANGDVIRAEPSVYYLDPLKALKVDANVQRVMYRSTDGQGAPVAVTGTVITPKSAWSGPGERPVIGYAAGTQGLGDQCAPSRQLANGTEYEGLFVKGLLARGYGVAMTDYEGLGTPGLHTYMNRAVQGQAVLDSVRAAQRLPAAGLPDDGPVAVYGYSQGGGAAAAAAELARSYAPDLDVKGVAAGAVPADLAAVGRNLDGSLYAAFLGFAVAGLAEGSDVDLGPYLNDRGRQVMAEAAETCTAEAVLRYPFLQSKTLTADGRPITDYMDASPWREVVEEQRIGVRKPQVPVFVSHSMLDDVIPYGVGKKLVADWCGKGATVDFSTNVAPTHVGGAVASYPAAYGWLEGRLAGKPAPNDC is encoded by the coding sequence ATGCATAGCCGTACCCTCCGGCGTGCCTTCGGCACGCTCGCCGGCACCACCGCGGCAGCGGTAGCCGCCACTGTCGCCCTCCCCCTCACCACCGCCTCCGCGGCCGAGCGGCCGCCGTTCTACGAGCCGCCCGCCACGCTCCCCGCGGCCAACGGCGACGTCATCCGCGCCGAACCGTCCGTCTACTACCTCGACCCGCTCAAGGCCCTCAAGGTCGACGCGAACGTCCAGCGCGTCATGTACCGCTCCACCGACGGCCAGGGCGCGCCCGTCGCCGTCACCGGCACCGTCATCACCCCCAAGTCCGCCTGGTCCGGGCCCGGCGAGCGCCCCGTCATCGGGTACGCCGCCGGCACCCAGGGCCTCGGCGACCAGTGCGCGCCCTCGCGCCAGCTCGCCAACGGCACCGAGTACGAGGGCCTGTTCGTCAAGGGCCTCCTCGCCCGCGGCTACGGCGTCGCCATGACCGACTACGAGGGACTCGGCACCCCCGGCCTGCACACGTACATGAACCGCGCCGTCCAGGGCCAGGCCGTCCTCGACTCCGTACGCGCCGCGCAGCGCCTGCCCGCCGCCGGCCTCCCCGACGACGGCCCCGTCGCCGTCTACGGCTACTCCCAGGGCGGCGGCGCGGCGGCCGCCGCCGCCGAACTCGCCCGCTCCTACGCCCCGGACCTCGACGTCAAGGGCGTCGCGGCGGGCGCGGTCCCGGCGGACCTGGCCGCGGTCGGCCGCAACCTCGACGGCTCCCTGTACGCCGCGTTCCTCGGCTTCGCCGTCGCCGGACTCGCCGAGGGCTCGGACGTCGACCTCGGCCCGTACCTCAACGACCGCGGCCGGCAGGTCATGGCCGAGGCGGCGGAGACGTGCACGGCCGAGGCCGTACTGCGCTATCCCTTCCTGCAGTCGAAGACGCTGACCGCCGACGGCCGGCCGATCACCGACTACATGGACGCGTCGCCGTGGCGCGAGGTCGTGGAGGAACAGCGGATCGGCGTGCGGAAACCGCAGGTTCCGGTCTTCGTCTCGCACAGCATGCTGGACGACGTGATCCCGTACGGGGTGGGGAAGAAGCTGGTCGCCGACTGGTGCGGGAAGGGCGCGACGGTGGACTTCTCGACGAACGTCGCGCCGACGCACGTGGGCGGCGCGGTGGCGTCGTACCCGGCGGCGTACGGCTGGCTGGAAGGCCGCCTGGCCGGCAAGCCGGCGCCGAACGACTGCTGA
- a CDS encoding SAM-dependent methyltransferase — protein sequence MAVSQPSKPPVIDSSVPSSPRIWNFWMGGKDNYPVDKAVGEQGLAIDPDIGTMAKASRGFLIRAVAHLAREAGVRQFLDVGTGLPASENTHEVAQRIAPESRVVYVDNDPSVLRHAAALLQPVSAEGTVAYIDCDFHDPERIVEEARKTLDFGEPVAVMFMGVLGHARSYADMQRIVRTVADAVPSGSYLVLWDGTVDSKPYVALCEEYAKGSPDPYYPRTQAEISACFEGLEFVEPGFGKIADWRPEPAAEERREVAAYGGVARKP from the coding sequence TTGGCCGTGTCGCAGCCCTCGAAACCCCCGGTGATCGATTCCAGCGTGCCGTCGTCGCCGCGGATCTGGAACTTCTGGATGGGCGGCAAGGACAACTACCCCGTCGACAAGGCGGTCGGCGAGCAGGGCCTGGCGATCGATCCGGACATCGGCACGATGGCCAAGGCGTCCCGCGGCTTCCTGATCCGCGCCGTGGCCCACCTGGCGCGGGAGGCGGGGGTGCGGCAGTTCCTCGACGTCGGTACGGGGCTGCCGGCGTCCGAGAACACCCACGAGGTCGCCCAGAGGATCGCGCCGGAGTCGCGGGTGGTGTACGTCGACAACGACCCGTCGGTGCTGCGGCACGCGGCGGCGCTGCTCCAGCCGGTGAGCGCGGAGGGCACCGTCGCGTACATCGACTGCGACTTCCACGACCCGGAGCGGATCGTCGAAGAGGCGCGGAAGACGCTGGACTTCGGCGAGCCGGTCGCCGTGATGTTCATGGGCGTCCTCGGCCACGCCCGCAGCTACGCCGACATGCAGCGCATCGTGCGGACGGTGGCGGACGCGGTGCCGAGCGGCAGTTACCTGGTCCTGTGGGACGGCACCGTCGACAGCAAGCCGTACGTGGCCCTGTGCGAGGAGTACGCCAAGGGCAGCCCGGACCCGTACTACCCGCGGACCCAGGCCGAGATCAGCGCGTGCTTCGAGGGCCTGGAGTTCGTCGAGCCCGGGTTCGGCAAGATCGCCGACTGGCGTCCTGAGCCGGCCGCGGAGGAGCGGCGGGAGGTCGCCGCGTACGGCGGCGTGGCGCGCAAGCCCTGA
- a CDS encoding MFS transporter, whose amino-acid sequence MGPGVRGYLATATCARLADDGMAVSVTLLALHRTGSAAQGAAVLAAWMAPHAVAAPLTGALAARARGAGAAFHVAALGVFAAAIAGVALTIGRAPVPVVLAVAALGGCCGPMVTGGLSSLLAGLVPDTAARARAYALDAATYNAAGIAAPAAVTATAGVWGAGPAMGTLAVSAVGAAGLATTLRAPGPAGKQPKTAPDAGTRAGAAPDVEETAEAAGGPRGRSSLWRELRAGLRVLCEIPALRGITAATSLAFVGIGGLAPAAVLLADERGYPGGGGVLLTVLAAGALAGALGAARRGPGVSDVRLAFVCLAGTGVALLGAAASGPYPLCVALFGLAGLCDGPLLAATLRVRADHAPPAVRTQVFTLGAGLKTTAASAGAALTAAAASAVPPAQLLAALAAFQLAGATLLRGTSRSVRTEAPPEQPGS is encoded by the coding sequence ATGGGGCCGGGGGTGCGGGGGTATCTGGCCACGGCCACCTGTGCCCGGCTCGCCGACGACGGGATGGCCGTCTCCGTCACGTTGCTCGCCCTCCACCGGACCGGCAGCGCCGCCCAGGGCGCGGCGGTGCTCGCGGCGTGGATGGCGCCGCACGCCGTCGCCGCCCCGCTGACCGGGGCGCTCGCCGCGCGGGCGCGGGGTGCGGGTGCGGCGTTCCACGTCGCCGCGCTCGGCGTCTTCGCCGCCGCGATCGCGGGCGTCGCCCTCACGATCGGCCGCGCCCCCGTGCCGGTGGTGCTGGCGGTGGCGGCGCTCGGCGGCTGCTGCGGACCGATGGTCACCGGCGGCCTGTCGAGCCTGCTCGCGGGCCTGGTCCCCGACACCGCCGCCCGCGCCCGCGCGTACGCCCTGGACGCGGCCACGTACAACGCGGCGGGCATCGCCGCCCCCGCCGCGGTGACGGCGACGGCGGGCGTGTGGGGCGCGGGCCCGGCGATGGGGACTCTGGCCGTGTCGGCGGTGGGCGCCGCGGGCCTGGCCACGACCCTCCGGGCACCGGGACCGGCCGGGAAGCAGCCGAAGACCGCGCCGGATGCCGGGACTCGGGCGGGCGCGGCGCCGGACGTCGAGGAGACGGCGGAAGCGGCCGGCGGCCCCCGGGGCCGTTCCTCTCTCTGGCGCGAACTGCGTGCTGGGCTGCGGGTGTTGTGCGAGATACCCGCCCTGCGGGGGATCACCGCCGCCACCTCCCTCGCCTTCGTCGGCATCGGCGGGCTCGCGCCCGCCGCCGTGCTGCTCGCCGACGAGCGCGGCTACCCCGGCGGTGGCGGCGTGCTGCTCACCGTGCTGGCCGCCGGGGCGCTCGCCGGGGCGCTCGGTGCCGCGCGGCGCGGGCCCGGGGTCTCCGACGTGCGGCTCGCCTTCGTGTGCCTCGCCGGTACGGGGGTGGCGCTCCTCGGCGCCGCCGCCTCCGGCCCGTACCCGCTGTGCGTGGCGCTCTTCGGGCTCGCCGGGCTCTGCGACGGGCCGCTGCTCGCCGCCACCCTGCGGGTCCGCGCCGACCACGCGCCGCCCGCCGTGCGTACCCAGGTCTTCACCCTCGGCGCCGGGCTCAAGACCACCGCCGCCTCCGCCGGTGCCGCGCTCACCGCCGCCGCAGCCTCCGCGGTCCCGCCGGCCCAGCTCCTCGCCGCTCTCGCCGCCTTCCAGCTCGCCGGTGCCACGCTGCTGCGCGGAACCTCTCGTTCCGTACGCACCGAAGCGCCCCCGGAACAACCGGGGTCCTGA
- a CDS encoding CGNR zinc finger domain-containing protein codes for MPPPPPPPGHGFRPAQRLLDVANAVRHDPRIPRTDLARLLAAHGETPADLAPGVFTDADADALRGAARRMTAVLTEPDPDRAAAALNDVFAECGARPRLSRHGDHPWHLHVDRGDDAGWADWFLASGALALAQILTEYGQPAWGECAAPDCTVLYLGTGPGSARRYCSPACASRTRVAAHRRRRRAEQAEQPEQADV; via the coding sequence ATGCCACCGCCGCCCCCACCCCCCGGCCACGGCTTCCGTCCCGCGCAGCGGCTCCTCGACGTCGCCAACGCCGTCCGCCACGACCCCCGTATCCCCCGCACCGACCTCGCCCGGCTCCTCGCCGCCCACGGCGAGACGCCCGCCGACCTCGCGCCCGGCGTCTTCACCGACGCCGACGCCGACGCCCTGCGCGGTGCCGCCCGGCGCATGACCGCCGTGCTCACCGAGCCCGACCCCGACCGCGCCGCCGCCGCGCTCAACGACGTGTTCGCGGAGTGCGGCGCCCGGCCCCGGCTCTCCCGGCACGGCGACCACCCCTGGCACCTCCACGTCGACCGCGGCGACGACGCCGGCTGGGCCGACTGGTTCCTCGCCTCCGGGGCACTCGCGCTGGCGCAGATCCTCACCGAGTACGGGCAGCCGGCCTGGGGCGAGTGCGCCGCCCCCGACTGCACCGTCCTCTACCTCGGCACCGGCCCCGGCAGCGCCCGCCGCTACTGCTCCCCGGCCTGCGCCTCCCGTACCCGCGTCGCCGCCCACCGCCGCCGCCGACGCGCGGAGCAGGCGGAGCAGCCAGAGCAAGCCGACGTCTGA